The sequence below is a genomic window from Rhodococcus sp. 4CII.
GATGCGGCGCCGGTGGCTTTCGCGAGGTCGACGACACCCTGCAGTTCGCGGGCGAACCCGATCTGCTGCCCGAGTGTGGAGACGCCGCGCTCGAAAGTGAGCAGGCCCATCGCGACCCGCCAGCCGTCGCCGGGTTCCCCGACCACCAGATCGGCGTCGGTGACGGCGTCGTCGAAGAACACCTCGTTGAACTCGGACGTGCCGGTGAGTTGCTGGATGGGCCGGACCGTGACGCCGGGCTGGTCGAGGGGGACGAGCAGGAAGCTCAGGCCCTGGTGCCGCTTCGACCCCGGTTCGGTGCGGCACAGTACGAACGCCCACTGGGCGACGTGCGCGAGGGACGTCCAGACCTTCTGCCCGTTGATCACCCATTTGTCGCCGTCGCGGCGGGCGGTGGTCGCGACGTTGGCAAGGTCGGAACCGGCGCCCGGCTCCGAGTAGCCCTGCGCCCACAGTTCCGTCACGGTGTTGATTCCGGGCAGGAAGCGGCGCTTCTGTTCCTCGGTGCCGAACGCGATGAGCGTCGGGCCGAGCAGTTCCTCACCGACGTGACTGACTCGCGCCGGGGCGCCCGCCCTGGCGTATTCCTGATGGAACACGACCTGCTGCGCGAGGGTGGCGCCGCGTCCGCCGTATTCCTTCGGCCAGCCGAGGCACGTCCATCCCGCGGCGGCGAGGTGCCGGTCCCAGGCGAGCCGTTCGTCGAAGAACTCGTGCTCGCTGCCGGGGCCGCCCCTGCCTTTCAGCCGGGCGAAGTCGCCGGTCAGGTTGTCGTTCAGCCACGTCCTGACGGCCTGCGCGAAGTCGTCGTCGGTGATCAGCCCGTCCGGGCTCTCGCTCTGGTCCACGTCTGTAAGATAACCTACCAAGCACTTGCTAGGTAGGTAGGGAGCCCAGTGACCGAACAACCGACAACCACCCCGTCCGCCCTGAAACGGGCCGCACATGAATTCGGCGAGCTCACAGCCGTGGCGGACGGCGACGTCCGTCTGACCTTCACACAACTGCACGACCGTGTCCGCGATTTCGCCGCCGCGCTCTGTTCCCAGGGCGTGCAGCCGGGAGCGCATGTCGCCGTGTGGTCGCCCAATACGTACCACTGGGTTGTCGCCGCGCTCGGCATTCACTACGCCGGTGCGACGCTGGTACCGATCAACACGCGGTACACGCCGACCGAGGCGGTCGACCTCCTCGACCGCACCAAGGCCACCGCGCTAATGGTCGCGGGCAAGTTCCTCGGCGCCGACCGCTACGCGGCACTGCGGGACGCGTCGAGCACTCTCGACGTGCCGACCGTCGTGCGCGTTCCCGTCGACGGCGGCGACGCCCCGACACCCGGCGTGTACGACTTCGACGACTTCCTCGCCCTCGCCGACGAGGACACCCGGGCCGAGGCGGACGCCCGCGCCGAGGCCGTCTCCCCCGACGACGTCTCGGACGTCATGTTCACGTCGGGCACCACGGGACGCAGCAAGGGTGTGATGTCGGCGCACCGGCAGACGGTCGGTATCGCCCGGGCGTGGGGTGAGTGCGCGGAGGTGACCGCCGACGACAACTACCTCATCATCAATCCCTTCTTCCACACGTTCGGATACAAGGCCGGGTTCCTCGTCTGCCTCCTGAACGGCGCGACCGTGGTGCCGATGGCGGTGTTCGACGTGCCGAAGGTGATGGCGACGGTGCACGACGAGCAGATCACCGTGCTCCCCGGCGCCCCCACGATCTTCCAGTCGATCCTCGACCACCCGGACCGTCCGCAGTACGACCTGTCCAGCCTGCGGGTCGCGGTCACGGGCGCGGCAGCCGTCCCGGTGGCGCTCGTCGAACGGATGCAGTCGGAACTGAGTTTCGACGCCGTCCTCACCGCCTACGGGCAGACCGAGGCGGTGGTGGTCACCATGTGCCGCACCGACGACGACCCGGTGACCGTCTCCACGACATCCGGTCGCGCGATCCCCGGCATGGAGATCCGCATCGGCGATCAGGGCGAGATCCTCGTCCGCGGCGAGAACGTGATGCTCGGCTACCTCGACGATCCGGAGGCCACCGCCAAGACCGTCGACGCCGACGGCTGGCTGCACACCGGCGACGTCGGCACCCTCGACGACCGCGGCTACGTCGACATCACCGACCGCCTCAAGGACATGTACATCTCCGGCGGATTCAACGTGTATCCCGCTGAGGTGGAGAACGCACTTGCCCGACTCGACGGCGTCGCCGAGTCTGCAGTCATCGGTGTTCCCGACGCGCGGATGGGTGAGGTCGGGTGCGCGTACATCGTGGCCAAGGCCGAAATCACCGAGGACACGGTGATCGCGTACTGCAAGGAGCACCTCGCCAACTTCAAGGTGCCCCGATCGGTGCGCTTCGTCGACTC
It includes:
- the fadD3 gene encoding 3-[(3aS,4S,7aS)-7a-methyl-1,5-dioxo-octahydro-1H-inden-4-yl]propanoyl:CoA ligase — encoded protein: MTEQPTTTPSALKRAAHEFGELTAVADGDVRLTFTQLHDRVRDFAAALCSQGVQPGAHVAVWSPNTYHWVVAALGIHYAGATLVPINTRYTPTEAVDLLDRTKATALMVAGKFLGADRYAALRDASSTLDVPTVVRVPVDGGDAPTPGVYDFDDFLALADEDTRAEADARAEAVSPDDVSDVMFTSGTTGRSKGVMSAHRQTVGIARAWGECAEVTADDNYLIINPFFHTFGYKAGFLVCLLNGATVVPMAVFDVPKVMATVHDEQITVLPGAPTIFQSILDHPDRPQYDLSSLRVAVTGAAAVPVALVERMQSELSFDAVLTAYGQTEAVVVTMCRTDDDPVTVSTTSGRAIPGMEIRIGDQGEILVRGENVMLGYLDDPEATAKTVDADGWLHTGDVGTLDDRGYVDITDRLKDMYISGGFNVYPAEVENALARLDGVAESAVIGVPDARMGEVGCAYIVAKAEITEDTVIAYCKEHLANFKVPRSVRFVDSLPRNPSGKVMKNVLREEKK
- a CDS encoding acyl-CoA dehydrogenase family protein → MDQSESPDGLITDDDFAQAVRTWLNDNLTGDFARLKGRGGPGSEHEFFDERLAWDRHLAAAGWTCLGWPKEYGGRGATLAQQVVFHQEYARAGAPARVSHVGEELLGPTLIAFGTEEQKRRFLPGINTVTELWAQGYSEPGAGSDLANVATTARRDGDKWVINGQKVWTSLAHVAQWAFVLCRTEPGSKRHQGLSFLLVPLDQPGVTVRPIQQLTGTSEFNEVFFDDAVTDADLVVGEPGDGWRVAMGLLTFERGVSTLGQQIGFARELQGVVDLAKATGAASDPNIREKIARAWVGLRVMRAHALRTLEAVDAGTSGAEASVAKLLWANWHRDLGQLAMEVQGAASLLAPAGPSSDITDSEHLELGEWQRLFLFTRADTIYGGSNEIQRNIISERVLGLPREARP